A genomic stretch from Solibacillus sp. FSL K6-1523 includes:
- a CDS encoding zonular occludens toxin domain-containing protein encodes MPYHICIEGGLGAGKTFNMSLLAHWWKEQVEKDGGSIQLFSNYELLDSLPIDSYQDWYNVARVQGSICCWDESHINFSNRKWSSFQAGISTEVLMYMRKMQSVQIYATPSINFLDSRIRVLIEVKVSVKHVKAGFILNFYDNQTGEFLRKAFISQAKANKIYKLNLYDTNAFVRGFPLPANDRQADEFWDELARIHDEARGKIKI; translated from the coding sequence GTGCCGTACCACATTTGCATTGAGGGTGGATTAGGAGCCGGAAAAACTTTTAATATGTCACTCCTAGCCCATTGGTGGAAAGAGCAGGTCGAAAAGGACGGTGGATCTATCCAATTATTCAGTAACTACGAATTGTTGGATAGCCTACCAATAGACAGCTACCAAGACTGGTATAACGTTGCACGTGTCCAGGGATCGATTTGTTGTTGGGACGAGTCACATATTAACTTTAGTAACCGTAAATGGTCTAGCTTCCAGGCAGGAATATCAACTGAAGTATTGATGTATATGCGTAAAATGCAATCAGTGCAAATTTACGCTACACCATCAATCAATTTTTTAGATAGCCGGATTAGAGTATTAATAGAGGTTAAAGTAAGCGTTAAGCACGTTAAAGCAGGGTTTATCCTTAATTTTTATGACAACCAAACTGGCGAGTTTTTACGCAAAGCATTTATTTCGCAAGCTAAGGCAAATAAAATTTATAAGCTAAATCTATACGATACAAATGCTTTTGTTAGGGGGTTCCCGTTACCAGCTAACGATAGACAAGCCGACGAATTTTGGGACGAACTAGCAAGAATACACGACGAAGCCAGGGGGAAAATTAAAATATGA